The genomic region cacggctgaaatgcggtcactctccatctccacccctgaggtggaaatgcgataccctaggaaggagacggcctgCTGAAAGAACCgtcatttctcagccttgacgtacaggtcatgctccaacagtcgtccaagcaccctgcgcaccagggacacaagctcggcgcgtgtagcggagtatatcagaatgtcatcgatatataccactacaccctgcccgtgcaggtccctgaaaatcttgtctacaaaggattggaagactgatggagcattcatcaacccgtacggcatgacgaggtactcataatgccctgaggtggtactgaacgccgtcttccacttgtctccctcccggatacgcaccaggttgtaagcgctcctaaGATCCAGTTTAGTGAAGATGCGCACCAcctgcattgactcaatcgccgtgGCGAGGAGAGGTAGCGGGCAACTGTACCTCACCGTGATTTGATTTagacctcgatagtcaatacacgggcgcagacctccctccttcttcttcacaaaaaagaaacttgaggaggcgggtgaagtgaaggaccgaatgtacccctgacgcagggattcagagacatatgtctccatagcagCCGTCttcgcttgcgacaggggatacacgtgactcctgggaagtgcggtAATATTCAGGggggatgcgcacggtggagacctggtctggattttccaccgtggtagcaccaatggaaacccctacacacctccccgagcactcccgcgaccaccccgtgagagccctctgttgccatgaaatagtggggtcatgacGAGCTAAGCAGGGAAGGCCTagtaccacgggaaacgcaggagagtcaatgaggaagagactgattctctcctcgtgacccccctgcgtcaccatgcccaggGAGATAGTTGCTTCCCTAATAAAcccggaccctaatggtcgactatccagAGCGTGTACCGGGAAGGGTCTAACCacgggaacaatggggatccctaaactaagggCGAATGCTCTGTCGATAAAATTCCCAACCGCGCCTGAATCGATGAGCTCCTTAttctgggaatgcggggaaaactcggGGAAAAAAACATGCACAAACAGGTGgacaacagagggctctggatgagagtggtgcaaactcacctggggtgacgccagagagccctgcctgctgcctcgactcccagaggcaccaacccggcaccgaccatcagtgtgccctctgcggccacagatggtgcacgtgaAGGCCCCTCCTCCGGCCTCCCTGAGCGCAGCCCCTCCCAGCTCCATAGGCACCGGAGCGGGGGTGCTGGAAGCTAGAACCGACAGAGCCCTCTCTGGATGTCCGCGGGTGACCAGCAGGTTATTCAACCGAATGGACAgatccaccagctggtcaaagGTGATGGAGGCATCCCTGCAGGCCAATTCCCGACGGACATCCTCGCGCAGGCTGCATCGGCAGTGGTCGatgagggccctgtcgttccaacCTGCTCTGGTGGCCAAGGTCCAAAATTCCagggcgaactcctgggcgctcctcgtcccctgcctcaggtggAAGAGACATTCCCTGCCTTCGGGTGAACTCCTCGAagtggtccaacgccgcatctccTTTTCCCCACACAGCGTTTTCCCACTCCAGAGCTCTCCCCGagaggcacgagacgagggcggacacccgCTCCCTTCCCGAGGGAGCCGGGTGAACGGTAGCCAGGTATAGGTCCAGCTATAATAGGAGCCCCTGGCACCGTGCtgccgtcccatcatactccctgggAAGGGCGAGACGCATCCCACTAGGACCGGATATAGGAGGGACGGGTAGTGGTAACCCCGGTTGTGCTGGTCGTGGTCCATGGTCTGGACAACGCAATCCATCGTGGCACCGAGATGTTGCAGCATCGCCGAGTGTTCTCGGACACGGTCCTCGACCCCTCGGAccggggtacctgctcctgctAACTCCATGGGTGGTGTGGAATtctccatagcaacacccacccgtagcacgcgctccagcaggtatatttcactggtcatccccaacgcaaacacttcctttggccgcctttccttccagttctctgctgccaatgactggaacgaattgcaaaaatcactgaagctggagtcttatatctccctatctaactttaagcatcagctgttcgACCAgattaccgatcactgtacctgtacacagccaatctgtaaatagcacaaccaactacctcatccgcatattgttatttatcctcttgctcttttgcaccccagtatctgtacttgcacatcatcatctgcacatctatcactccagtgttaatgctaaattgtaattatttcgcctctatggcctatttattgccttacctccctactcttctacatttgcacacactgtacatatatttttatattgtgttattgactgaacagttgtttatgtgtaactctgtgtttttgtcgcactgctttgctttatcttggccaggtcgcagttgtaaatgagaacttgttctcaactggcctacctggttaaataaaggtgaaataaaaaaaatagaggAAAAAATGAACAAATGTACTATAGGCCTACATTGCTTCTGATTCCGCTGTCCAGTTTAGAAGTCTTAGGAAAACCTTGAGACCAATACTGTGTTAATCACACCCCCTACAGGTGACTaaagttgatacattcttatgtcatttaaaatataaatatatataacctttatttaacttggcaagtaagttcacaacaaattcttatttacaatgacgacctacccggccaaacccagatgacgctaggccaattaTGCGCTGCCCTTTGGAACACCCAATCACGacaggatgtgatacagcctgggactACTTCTGacacaataaaataaataaaataaaaaatacagtaaAAACATACAACACGGACACTTTGTTTGGCTTATCTACAAATAAACATTGCACATGGTTATAAAATAATGTGATTTTACCTCCAGCCGACATGCGGCGCTGCACTAAACAAGCACTCTGCAATCGATTGCTATCCCTTCCAGgagagaaaacaaagaataacatTGTTGTTAGCTGGCGTAAAGATTCTAACCATATAAATAATGGGCAAGAAGCATAAAAAGCACAAGTCTGAAAAATATGAAGGTAAGACACATTTAGGTCGCCAATGCGCTGTTATTGGTTGAATTGATTGGACAATTAAAAGGCTTGCGCTTCGTTTAGCTAACGCATAATCACCCATTTGAATTCActgcaagttagctagctaacttatccAGCTAGCTTAGTCATATGATATGTACCGAGCTCATTAATGTTAGTTAATTGACAGATGTTAAAATATAGCTATCTAATTCGATTATTGCTGTCCGCCTTATCATTTATCCAAATGCATTGAACCAAAGATTAAACTTTCAAATGGCTAGCTAGCTGCTAAGTTATACTAATTTACATATTTTAGCCAGGTAGggaggtaacgttagctaacgttgtTGTTTGCAACATAGCAAGTtaagttagctaactagttggaTACCTCACAGTTGAGCGAGCTGGCTAGCGAACTGTCAGCAGCAACTTGAGTTGGTTACGATCAAATATTTGGGAATATACTTAAAGCTAACCCAATGTGTCCCATCTACAGAGTACGGGGAGAGACCACTTAAATTGGTTCTCAAGGTTGCTGGAAATGAGGTGACGACTGGAAGCTCGAGCTTTGAAAACACATTTGATGAACATCCAGATTTAGAGGAACACAAGgacaagaaaaagaagaagaagaaaggggATAAGGAAAGGATCGAGTTTGGGAATCCATATTTTCATTACAGCCCATGTTTACCTTTTGTGTACTGTTTTTGAGGGGAATGTCTAGGGGAGACTAGCTGCCATTTCATTCCATGGCATGCCATGGGTGGTGCTAGCTGACTAAACTCAACCTATGTTTAAGTGTCTGATGAACTCCACCAACTGAGTGGAGCAGAGACCATCCTGTTGGGGAATTCAGCTCTGACCACATGGATTTGCCCAATACTTAAACGTTGAAGTGGCTTTTGATTTTCGGAATTCAAAAAGGGGTTTACTTGGCCAATCGACTCTTAGGTGATCTATCAAAAATGATAATTATGTGTCAACAAACATGTTTATATGGTGCATTTAGATGACAAAGAAGAAGAAGGGACAGGACGCTGATACAGACTGGGATGATAGGGAGGCGAGCAGGACCCCTATCCATTCAGATCTGGCATCCTCCTTGAATAAAGTGGAAGGTAACTTACTTGCCAGTTTCTACAATTGCTGCCACTTTTCCATAATCCTTTCTTGGCCATTAATTTCTATTGATATATGAAGTCATTTTAACCATTATTTATCTTTCTTAATCTCTTTTTCTTTACCCACCTCACTCTCTTGTGTGCTTTTTTTCTCATTCTCAGAGAAAGAACTGGCCCCACTGCAGGAAGCCTTGAGTCAACTCATCAGACAGCTCCAAAGGTGAAGCTTGTTACTAAGAAATTGTCGTTGAATTGATTAGCGGTCtgtttcctctggtctaaacataACCCgatgactctctgtggtcactaaagatcccatggcaattatcgtaagagtaggggcgcagcgttctaaggcactgcatctccgtactagaggcgtcactacaggccctggttcgattccaggctgtatcacaaccagccgtgattgggagtcccgttgGGCGGctcacatttggcccagcgtcgttagggtttgaccgtcattgtaaataagaatttgttctttatgacttgcctagtaaaataaaaacctggtgtcctagctaaattctcaatctggccacctaatcatccctagCTTCCAATTGGATCATTcatcccccccctcctctcccctgtaactattccctaggtcgttgctgtaaatgagaatgtgttctcagtcaacttacctggtaaaatagtTGTTGCATTGAGCCCTAACAAAGCAACAACGGACTTTCTCTTGTAGGAAAGACCCAAGTGCGTTTTTCTCGTTCCCTGTGACTGACCTTATCGCTCCTGGCTACTCCACGATCATCAAGCGGCCCATGGACTTCAGCGCAATGAAGGAGAAAGTCAAGAATGAGTTTTACCAGTCACTAGAGGAGCTCAAGGTACACCTGTCAGCTGCACTACCTCCTTGACAAATAACTTTCAGAATAGCTTTATTTAGTCATCTGTCATTCTAAAGCAGTGGATTGATTGACAATCAAGCCTGAAGTGTTGATTAAATAGAAAACCAATGTTAAACATATGCAGAGTCCAGTGACTGACTGCAGTGTGTCTCCATTGATACAGGAGGACTTCAGGATCATGTGTGAGAATGCCATGATCTACAACAAGCCAGAGACCATTTACCACAAAGCTGCCAGGAAGCTGCTCCACTCTGGCATGAAGATCCTCCGCCCGGTAAGGGGAGTGCCTCTACAGAAGTAAATTTGACACATACACATGGGATCTTCCCTTGAGAATGGGTTTTGGTCCTGggttaggcttaatctgtgtatAGGAAACTGGCCATATGTGTGCCTGGGTGACATAATCACTAGTTGCCACATACGAACAGCAGAGGGCACCATATTCATACCCCTGAATGTTTAGATATGAATTTTCACcacaatgtttttttgttgttgataattGGGGCCCCAGAACACTAATCACAAGACCCTGAGATTGGAACACGACAGATTGTGGCGTAAATTGCTGTGAAACACTGAGTCAACTCTTGTCTCTCCCGCTGTCCCACAGGAGAGGCTTGAGAGCCTGAGGCAGAGTATTGAGTTCATGGCTGACCTAGAGAACCCAGCCAACGAGTTAAGTAAGACTGGAGAGGTGGGAAACTCAAGCATGGACCAGTGTAAAGATGGCCCCAGCCCCACAGATCCTAGCGAGACTGCCCAGTCTGCACCAAACACTCCCAGGTATCGAGATTACCCTGCACATGAACACTGACAATATGCTTTTAGTTATTAATTGCTTGGAGAGTCATCATATATGGATATTGGTCTCGGACACAATTTACATAAACTAATATATAGACTTCAGATAGGGGTTACGGTGCTTGTTCATAGCTTAGACTGTGAGAAGCTGTTCTCGGCTATTTACCAAACAGATTCCAACCAGGAAGCAAGCAAGCAGTATTACACACTAATGTTAAGTCATGGATAGTGTCCAAGTGCTGTGGGCTTGTTCTCCCAAGTGTTTGGTGGATCAGTTTTTTCCACAGACTGGCTGGAGGATGAGAGATAATGAAAGGAATGCCTTTGAGCGTGTCAGGTCTTGTGTTCAGTCAGCACTATGCAGCACTTTTCACACCAATCACTCTCTGAAACCTAGGAGTTGTTGTCCTTGTAAACCCCACTGAGGTGTAATGGGTAGAAAATTCTGTTCTTTAAGGTATTTTCttaaatgcattgttggttaagggcttgtaagtaagcagtttactattggctcattcatccccctcctctcccctgtaactattccccaggtcgttgctgcaaatgagaacgtgttctcagtcaacttacctggtaaaataacggtaaaataaaaataaataaaaataaaataaaaaaattcactaaggtctacacctgttgtatttggagcgtgtgacaaatacatttttatttgaaatGCTTTTGCATGAGGACTTAAGATTTGATTGAAAGTATACTGGCAGCATATTCATTGGGAACATGTACTGTAGCTATAGCATGAAATGTATTCTCTATTGGATTTAGATGTTATGACTGTTTCAAAATGTATTGTAATCACTAATGGCTGCCAGCAAAATAAATTCCTATTTTCTGCTGATCCTTTTTTGGTATTGAACAATGAAACACTAGGAATCAGTTAAGTTCAGTCTCCTACTCCTCTATACTCTGTGTTCTCCAATACTTCCAGGAAAGACAACGACTCCAAAGACAAAGTGTCCAAGGTCGTCAGTCAGGCAGAGAAGGAGCTTGAGGAGATCCGCAAGCTCATTGACGATTCAGGAGGCAAACTGTCCAACAGAGGGCTGGAGAGTGAGGTGAGAGCTACAGGCTGTGGAATTGGCTTAAACTGTTTAGGCCAACCAAGCTCTCttaccccatctacaataaagGAAATGTATGGTCTAATTTAGTGAACATATTTATGTTCCCTAATGTAATAATATAACTATTGTTTTATTTGGTTATGTAGCTGGACTTTGAGAGGAGAAAGTCTGATGGTTCCACCACACTGGCAATCCTGAACCCAGTTGATCTTGTTGCTGGAGGTGGGTCCAGTCAGTCACGGCCGCAATTAGCTAGTTGCGCTATATCCATTTCTATTTGTGCAACATGGGGAAAACTGGAATCCATGATTGATTCCAACTGTCATCAACTCTATCTTTCTGATGAACCTAACAAGTGTAATAAAATCATCAGCTTTTAATTGTAAATGAGCCTCTTTCTCAATTAACTCTTATCTCTACAGATGTGGGCTACTGCCCTGTGAAGCTGGGCATGATGTCCAACCGGCTGCAGAGTGGCCTCAACACCCTGCAGGGCTTCAAGGAGGACAAGAGGAACATGGTCACACCAGGTTAGCTGAAGGGGCCTTAGTGACAAGgtttaataataaaaaagcaTTTATTTTATCGACTTCCATCATCTCCCAAGAGTGGCTGAATAACCTCTTCTCATCTGAGTGACTGAACCCAGAGCTTGTATAGAAGCACATGTATAAATCCAATGTTCAACCAACATAACTACCAGTCTCAATGTATCCATTTATAAATCCATTCATGGCCAACAATTATTTTTCCATAAGGTCATGTAGCCATGTCAGATTGTGATTctataaaaatctgtttttcatAGTCCAATAAATGTATCTCTGAGAGGCTGAGCTCTCAGCCTGTGGTCCTGTATCTCCATCAGTGTTTACGAGCTGTAATGTAACCCAACCTCCGCTCTCGCAGTATCGTACATGAACTATGGTCCGTACACCTCCTACGCACCCGCCTACGACTCGAGCTTCGCCAACATCGGGAAAGAGGACACTGACCTGATCTACTCCTTCTATGGAGAGGAAGCCAGCCTCCAGGGATCTGAGAGGTATGCATGTTGCTCCTCATCCTCCCCCTACATTACGGTGTAATATTATGGTCCAGATCTGACATTTACAAGGGCCTACTTTACAGTAAATTATTCCAAACAAAGCTTTGAGCATTCCAGCATGCTCATAACAGTCCAGATGCCCCTGTATTTCATTGGGTTTGTATATGAGTAGGCATTTTATGGTTCTGTTGGTGTGGATGAGATTCACTGTGGTGGAGGCTAAAACCACATGGTAAACCTGATAAGACCCTACTGCTTCTGAGAGGAGACCAAATGTgactaacatacacacacacacacactgatgtaatgtgtctgtctttgtctgcagCCTCTCGGAGTTCCTGTCCAAATCGGAGGAGCACATGTACAGACTGGCAGACAACCTCCTGGACGCGTTGACTAACGGGGAGCACTCCAAAACCCTGAGAGAGGTAGAACCATTAAGCATGGGAATTATATGGCTAcagttattttaacatttctttgGACAATACTAACTTAATGTGTTCTTACCCACCAGACCTGTCCAGATGAGCAAGGGCCAACAGAAACCTCTGAGACTGGAGACAAGGACATGGAGGTAAGTCTCAGATACACTAAACGTGGCCAACCTCAGCAGATAAAGGGCAGACACCACACCCTAGGTCAACTACACCCAGCTGAAGTGAACCCCAGCTAACCTGCCCCACCAACAGTGTTGGATAATATTAACAGCTTCTGCACATGCCGTAGCTGTTGTTCCAGCTGTGTCAACATGGCAGGCTCGTTAGCTAGCTGCTATGATCCAACACACAGAAAGAACATTTCCCCTTCAAAACACTGCCTCTCTCCACCAGCCCCTGAGACCAGGTCTGTTCACACACTCTCTGTCAGGGATGTGGAAATGTCTGTGTTTTCTTTCTGCGCCCCCCTTCGTTGGGCGGCTGAATGGCTCCTCAGTCACAGCAGTGTAGAGGCTGGAGGAAAGAAAAGCATCAGGCCTCTCTTAAGCACACAGCAGCTCTATACCTGGCTGTTTGCTGTGCTTGGCCAGTGTCTAGTTTATCCTCATTCCCTGCTTGGATGTTGCTGTGGCTCTTTATTTCATTTGATTTTTATTGGAAAGGGACTGACAGGTATTGACCGGAGCTACTAGAAAAGAGCTGGCCTGGCTGATGCCTTTCCTTTCAGCAATGCAATTTCAAACATTCACTGACTGCAGCACTGGGTGACTTGGAATCCAAACAAAAATGCTTTTACTAACCTAACCCTTCTGTTTTTCCCTCAGGTGGTTGAACCCGAAGCCAGCAAGCAGGCTGTAAGCAGGCTAGCCTCTGTGATCGGCTTGAACTTCCTGAATCCACCGGACCTCCTCTCTGAGGGTAAAGATCAGCGGGGCAAACCCCAACAGCATGCCAGTTAATTCTCTAAAGCTACTGAGAGCCAAAGAGTTACATTTTAAATCCCCTAGGCTTAAACCCTTCCTCAAGGTAATTATTGAGGTGTTTGACTCCTGCAGCCTCCCTGGGCTGTTGTATGGCATGTGCAGTCCCAGTTGAATGAGGTCTATGAAGATAAGATGGAGGATTCAAGAAATAGAACGCATTGTAGATGACCCTGCACAGGTCAATGCAAGCTTACTTTATGATATTTAAGTAACGAGTGTGTATGTCTTTGTGCACCAGAGGCCCAACATTTCCAGCAGAAGTTGGATGAGACTACAAAGCTCCTCCGTGAGCTGCAGGAAGCGCAGAGGGAACGCTTGAGTGTCAAGCAGCCCCTTAACATCTGCCTGCTAGCCCCAACCACCAAGGAGCTGCAGCTGGGTAACACTTAATTTAAAGGAGAATGGAATTCCACTGTCtattttattgggggggggggggggggggggggttgggttaaatgcaaatgggttgggttaaatgcagaagacatctCAGTTGAAGTCATTGTTGTGCagctgactagatatcccctttCCCCCACAAGTCTTTGGTTTGAACCCTGTAAAAATAGTGCAACCAGAAACAGTTATGACTAAACATGGATTTCTGTCAAGCTATTTCCTTTTGACTATCTTA from Salvelinus fontinalis isolate EN_2023a chromosome 35, ASM2944872v1, whole genome shotgun sequence harbors:
- the LOC129834663 gene encoding bromodomain-containing protein 7-like, encoding MGKKHKKHKSEKYEEYGERPLKLVLKVAGNEVTTGSSSFENTFDEHPDLEEHKDKKKKKKKGDKMTKKKKGQDADTDWDDREASRTPIHSDLASSLNKVEEKELAPLQEALSQLIRQLQRKDPSAFFSFPVTDLIAPGYSTIIKRPMDFSAMKEKVKNEFYQSLEELKEDFRIMCENAMIYNKPETIYHKAARKLLHSGMKILRPERLESLRQSIEFMADLENPANELSKTGEVGNSSMDQCKDGPSPTDPSETAQSAPNTPRKDNDSKDKVSKVVSQAEKELEEIRKLIDDSGGKLSNRGLESELDFERRKSDGSTTLAILNPVDLVAGDVGYCPVKLGMMSNRLQSGLNTLQGFKEDKRNMVTPVSYMNYGPYTSYAPAYDSSFANIGKEDTDLIYSFYGEEASLQGSESLSEFLSKSEEHMYRLADNLLDALTNGEHSKTLRETCPDEQGPTETSETGDKDMEVVEPEASKQAVSRLASVIGLNFLNPPDLLSEEAQHFQQKLDETTKLLRELQEAQRERLSVKQPLNICLLAPTTKELQLAEKVTGNLAQLTSQVAPGDVSSVYGIRRAMGIAIPLEADEPLIDLTTVDAEPMDTVPEVQQIPVIAV